The window TGATTTTCCTTTAGATAACCTTTACTTTTTACATCAATTGCCCAGCTACGACTGCTTAATTTATAATCAGCTACTAGAAATTCCCCATCAAGGATTAACCCTGAACAAGCTTTCACTCAAGCGTAAACGCCATGCAGGGATTCCCGATCCCGCAAACCAGATGTGCGTAGAGGATATCGATAAACTGCTCATAGAGGTGGCAAGGGAAAACCAACTGCTGGTCAATGCCCATTACAATATGCTGTTATGTGCTAAAGAAGCTGATCTTGCTAAAGCGGTCAACTTTATTGAATCTTCTCTTTTCTCCAGCGGAATTATTCCTTCTAGAAATGCCTATAACCAGTTGGAACTCTACCGATCCATTCTTCCTGGAAACAGCGTATCACTGAAAAGCTATGATTGGTATCTGTTAAGCTGCCAGGCGGCGGTATGTCTGATGTTTAAAGAAAGACTTCCAGAAAGCGAAAAGAGTGATTTTTTGATCCACTTTACCGATAGGCAAGGCATTCCTGTAGGGATAGACCCGGCGGATATGCCCATGAGAAGTGGAAGGATTTCTAACCGCTCGAAATTCGTACTTGGTGGATCGGGATCTGGAAAATCTTTTTTCATGAACGCGCTCATCCAGCAGTATATGGGCTACAATATGGACGTGGTCATTGTGGATACTGGGCACTCCTATAGCGGCCTGTGTGCATACTTCAATGGCAGGTATCTTACTTACAGTGAAGAGCATCCCATCACCATGAACCCTTTCGCTATTTCTAAACTTGAGTATAATATTGAAAAGAAAGACTTTTTAAAAACTTTGATCTGCCTGCTTTTACGCGGGGCGAATGGAGAAGTATCCCAGGTGGAGGATACGGTGATCTCCGGGGTAATCTCTGCCTACTACACCCACCATTTCTCCCTGGAGCATCCAGCGCCTTTGGATTTTGATTCTTTTTACGGCTATTCACTGGAAAAGATTGCGCAGATCAAGAAGGAGGAAAGGATAAGCTTTGATTTGGATGAATACCGCTATGTGCTTAAAAAGTTCTGCTCTGATGGAGAATTCGGAACCCTGCTCAATCAGCAGGTAGATGATTCTTTGTTTTCTGAACCTTTCATCGTTTTCGAAATCGACGCTATCCGCGAACATAAAGTGCTCTTTCCCATTGTCACGCTAATCATCATGGATGTTTTTTTACAAAAGATGCGCCACCGTAGCCAGCAGAGAAAAGCATTGATTCTAGAAGAAGCCTGGAAGGCAATTGCCTCTCCACTAATGGCCTCGTACCTGGTTTACATGTATAAAACGGTGCGTAAATTTTGGGGTGAGGCAATTGTGGTTACTCAGGAACTGGGGGATATTATCGGCAATGCTATCGTAAAAGACAGCATCATTGCCAACTCAGATACCATATGCCTTTTAGATCAGGGCAAATTTAAAGAGAACTACACTCAGGTATCTGCTTTGCTTTCGCTAAACGCGGTTGAACAAAGAAAAATCTTTACCATCAACGCCCTGGATAATAAATGGGGGCGCGGTAGATTCAAAGAAGTATATATCAGAAGAGGGCTGGTAGGAGAAGTCTATGGAGTAGAAGTCTCGCTCAGACAGTATTTGACATTCTCAACTGAAAAGCCTGAAAAGCGAGCACTGGAATATTACGTCTCCCGCGAAGGATCCTTTCACCAAGGCCTTGAAACCTTCATTGCCGAGATGGAGTCTTGTGGCCTTTCTCTAGATGCTTTTGTGAAAAAAGTTAACCATTTACTTTAAAATTCAAGACTATGAAAACAATCTGTTTATTTCTGCTTTTGATGCAATTAGTTGCTTTTTCTGCGCCCGCTCAAATTTATGTTGACCCGGTAACTTCGGGCGCAGTGGCCGCTGGATCCTCAATGATGGATTCCCAACTAAAAAAGAGTAATAATGAGCTAACCTTAATCCAAAGGGCGCAGCTATCGGTTACCGCGCAGTTGGGAATTGCCAATGATTTGCAGCGAAATATCTACCGGGGTTTGAGTGAGGTATCCGCTGTGATGCGTTCGCTACTTTCAGTAAAAGATATCTATGAGATATCCCAGGACATTATTCAGGATGCCAATAAAGCTATCGTGATTGCTAAAAATAATCCCCAGCTGTTGTTATTTGCCCAAAGTGGCGCCCAGGAATTTAAAACGCGGGCAACGAACCTCGCCACTGAGGTTAGTGGTTTTGTGCTGCGAGGGGGAAAGGAATCCTTAATGGACTCAGGCGAAAGGATTAAGCTACTCAATAGGATTGTTCTTGAGCTAAGCATCATCAGAGGCGTATCTTACGGGATTTACCGCTCGATGTATTGGGCAAAGCAGCGCGGTTTTTTTGCTTCCATCAATCCCTATAGTGGGTTTGTCAATATCGATAAGCGCATTGCCGATGATATTCTTTTCAAAGCCAAAATGCTAAAGCGATGAAAAATATCCTGCTTTTATTGCTGCTGCTATCCTCTAGTGCTAGTCTGCAGGCTCAGATTAATATCGCCCTATTGCATCAGCTGGTCGCTGAAAGTAAATCCGAACATCAGCGGCAAAGCGAGCTCCGGGATAAACATGGTGCAGCGTTTGTAACCGAATCGCGCAATAAAGCTGAAATGGGGGATTTAAAAGATAGCTACCGGCAGATTTCCTCCCGCTTTTCCCTCGCTGGTCCGCTGCTGAGTACCCTTCAAATCAGCCTTGAAGCTGCTCCTTTAATTTCTGAAGTTTACCGTCACGAGTCTGAGCTGATTTCGCTCTGTGAGCATGATCCAATGCTGATTCCCTTGGGCCTTGCTGCACAGGCTGACCTTGCACAGCGCTCAGGCTTGTTGCTTAAATTTCTGTATGGTCTGGCCTTAAGCTATACGGAGCTTTCCCATATGAGCCCTTCGGACAGGAAACTTCTTTTTGCTCATGGAATCGCCCAACTGAGATCAATCAGCGGTACTTTAAAAGGATTGTGCCAAGTAATGCGTGCATCAGCGCAGGCTAAAAAGATTAAAAAAAATCCCTTTTCTGATTTCACTGTCCGCGACCGTGCCCTGGTTGAGCGAATTCTCCAATCAGCAAGGCACTTAAAGAATTGAAAAATGAAACTGATCCTTTTATTATTTGCCTTGAGCTGCAGCACGCGTGTTTTAGCCCAGCGGATCGTTTTTGATCGCCGGCACTTTGCGATCGTAAATGAAAATAATGCAGTAAGGCTTTCCGCTGAACTTAGCCATCAATCTGACCTCAGGGAAATAACATCCCACTTGAAGGATATTCAACTCAACCTAACTGGGGTAATACTTACCGAACAGCTCATATATGCTTCCTTGACCCAGGTCGAAAACGGACTAAAGAGTGCCTATGCGCTTCGCCAAATTGGTGAGCTGAGTTTAGAAATTATCACTGAAAGCAAAGAGGTGCTCGATGCTGCACGCTCCTCGCCGGCGCTATTACTCTTTGCCCAGACTAACTGCCAGCAGCTTGAAGGTCGGGGGGTAAAGCTTGTTCAGGAAGTATCTACAGTAGTGATGCGCGAGGGGGAAAACTTGCTCATGGATTACGCCAGCCGGGATGCGCTTTTAAAAAAGATATCCCTGGAGCTTAAAACCATCAGGGCACTACTGTATAGTGTAAAAAAATGCATGTACTGGGCTAAAGTAAACGGAATGCTGCAGACAGCAAATCCCTTCAAAAGTTTTATTAATACCGATAAGCGGATGGTAGAAAATCTGCTGCTAAACTATAAAACATTAAAAAGAAAATGACTAAACTTCTCTTATTTTTCCTGCTATGTGCAGGAGGCTTCCATGCCCGGGCGCAGCGGACCATTCATGATGAACACATTGAGCACCAACAGGAGCGTATGGTCTTTAAGTCCTGGGACAAGGATAAATTTACGCCAAAGCCAGGGTTTTTAGGTCTCAATCCACTCTACTGGGCTACTTGGGGACTGCATCCCAATTACCCTAAGACCGATCTGCGGCCACTTGGCCCTTTTGGTCCCCAAACCCAGCGGCTTTTACTCACCGCAGCTACCTCCAGAACCGATGAAGCTTATAGCCTGCATAGCGATACGTTAAAAAATACAGCTTTGTCCAAGTCTTCTATTTATTCCGGGCTGCTTTCGGATTTAGATCCCCTATGGCTGCTATATTACCAAAAGGAATTCTCTTCACTGATCCACCCTGGGGCAGATCCTTTAGATGGGGCAGGGGAAAAGGAGAAAAAATACCTGATTTCAAGTGGGCTTTACCAGTGGTATCTCTCTGAAATGGATGGCATTGCTGAAAGGTTGGAGCTTACCCGAAAAACAACCCTACAGCGTGGCGAACGCCTACTGTCTTATCAGCGCCTACTGGGTGAATATCAAAAGCTCCAGTCTACATGGCTTGAAAAAAAGCGCCTGGCAGGGAAATATATTTCGCTTTCAGAGGTGAAAAAACCTGCCAAGGCTAGCAAAAACCTTTCGAAATGGGACAAGATTGATATCGCAATAGCTGATAGAATACTAAAAGAGGCAGCATTAAAGGTGGGAGGTAAGCTATGAACAGTTTGTTAATATCAACCGGCACTGCCGGTTTTTTTGTGCAATCACCCTCCCCTGAGGTTCCTGATTCTTTTAAAGAAACATTTAATTTTTTACAGGGAAATGGGGTATACGAGGAGGGGACAATGCATTTTTTAAAACAGATGAAATCTGCCATCTGGGCCAGTAATGATGCTTTTATAGCTGATGCCCAGGCTTTGTGCGCAATTTTTATGCTCATTTTTTTTGCCATCAAATCTTATGAGATGATCTCGGGGATAAAAAGCTGGAAATTATGCCGCTGCTGAGGCCTTTTGGCCTTTCGATGGTCATTCTCTGGTGGCCGGTATTTACCAAAGTTGTGGCCTTTCCCGCTGAAATTGTTGAAAATAAAACTTCAGCACTTTTTGATACTACTCAAGGAGATATCAATGCGCTACGTATGCAACGCGCCAAGCTTATGGTAGAGGTGGCTGATGAGCTCTTTAAAATCCAGGCAGAAACGGAAGTTGCCAAAAAGGAAGCGGACAGTTGGTATGAGCATGCATGGGAATCGGTGCAAAGCTCGGTGAAAGAGGGCTTTTCCAAACTCTGGAACCCGGTGGTGGAAATGCGTAACCGGCTGCAGATCGGCCTGCAGTTATTGGCAACTTCGCTACTGGAATCCCTTGCGATTTGGATTTTACGCATCAGTGTATATATCATCTTTATCGTGCAAATTATTTTCTCCACGATCCTGATCATCCTTGGCCCTTTTTCGGTGGCAATGAGTATTTTACCTGCATTTCGCGATTCGTTCTCGGCCTGGATCGCCAGGTTTATTTCGGTAAACCTGTATTCAGGTATCGGCTTTTTGGTGATGTACATTTCCTCGCTTTTTCAGCACTATGCCCTGGAGGCAGAAATCAGCCGTTATCAGGAACTGCTGGAAGGATCTGGGGAGAGCATAGAAAAGCTAACCTGGTTTGCTTCCAACGGGATACTTTCTTTTGGCATGGTCATTATCACCTTCATTATCGGTGCGCTCACCATGTTTACTGTACCAAGTATTTCTACCTGGATCGTATCCACCTCAGGAGTAAGTTCAGCGACCAGCGCGATGAGCTCCGGGGCATCCAAGATGCAAAGCGTGGCTACTAGCGTAATGGGAGGATAGTTATGCTGATTAAAAATATAGAATCTAAAATCCGCCTGGCCAGCTACCTGTCTGTTTTGAGTTTCATACTCTGTTTTTGCGTGAGCACAGTAGTTTGTTTTTTTGCATATCGGCAGGTGAGTGATGCCAGGAAAAGCATCTATTTGCTCGATAGTGGGAATATTCCCTTGCTTGCAAAAAGGACAGATCTACAGGCCAACCGCGCAGCGGAGTATCGGGCTCATATTGCGCGCTTCCATAGTCTTTTCTTTTCACTAAGCCCGGATGAAAAATATATCGAAAGCCAGATGCGGCAAGCCATGTACTTAATTGATGAAAGCGGGGTTCAGCAATACAATAACTTAAAGGAACGCAACTTTTTTTCATCGGTACTTTCTTCTTCTGCTGTACTTACTATTCAGGCTGATTCGATTTTTCTGGATGAAAAAAATAAGTATTTCCGCTACTACGCGACCCAGAGGATTGACCGCAGGAGTTCAGTAATTACCCGCTCTCTCATTACCGAAGGGCATTTGAGTGATCTGGCAGCACGTTCAGAAAATAACCCACATGCCGTGCTGATTACCCGGTGGAAGACCCTTGAAAACAAGGACCTTTCCAATGCTCAAAAAAATCCACTTTAAATATAATAAGATGAAAAATACCCTCTCTCTTCGCCGCCTTCAAGGCGGGATTTTAGCTCTGACCCAGGCAGCTGCATCGAGGTTCAAACAGCTGCTTATCCAGTATCCCCAGCGAAGCCTGGTGCTAATGTGCATAGTGCTATTTACTTCCTTCGTCCTTTGCTTCACCTTGCTCAGGCAGCCCAAAAATTCCTCACCATTTGCCAGCTCAAAGGCGCAAAAACCAATGGGAGAGGTGGGCGGCGCAGTAAGGGCAGCCACAGCACTATCGCAGGTGCTTTTGCTGCAAAGTGAGCTCAATGAGCGTTTATCTGCTAAACACCTCAGCGCCCAAGACAGCGTGCAAATAGGGCAAATGATCTTTAGAATTAAAACACTTCAAACCCATATCCTATCCCATGAAAAAGATAAACCTTAAAGGCCCCCGCTATATTTTGCCACTAATCTGTTTACCCTTTATTTTGATTTTATTTGGTCTTTATACCAGCAGTTCATCTACGGCCAAAGATCAGCGTGATACTGCTGAAAGCTCCTTAAAAAGCGAAATCGCTGAAGTCTCCACGGAGGTTCAAAGCCAAAAGCTCCAGGATAAGCTCCAGGCCTTTCAGGATAAATATACCAAAGGGGATGGCTATAGCGCGGTAGAAAATTTAGCCGACGAAGATCCACTAAAAGCTGCCAGCAGCTCAGTTTATTCAGAAGTTGAAAAGCGCATGCTCGATTCCATAGAGCTTTCTATCCGCTCAAGGTACTCTAATGGCAAAAATAGTTTTCCAGAGAAGCTGGCGATGCCCAGAAGTAATTTTAGCGGGGCAAATGTATCCAGTAGATCGCCTCTCGCGCAAGACCGGGCGCTTAGCGAGGCCTTAGCTGCCATGCAAACCCAAAGAAAACCTTTAAGCGCCAAGCAGCCTGTATCAAATGATCCTGTGGAGATTTTCAGAGCGCAGATGGCCATCATCGATAGCATGGGTAAAGTAAATGAACGAGTAGGGAAACCCGTAGAAGGAAAGGGGCAGGGTTTAGAAAAACTTCCCGCTGCCCGAGACATTCAAAATGCTTTGAGGGTGAGTAAGAACAGCCCTGAAAAAGCGAATGATTTTAACACCATTACTGCCCTGGTAGAACAAGGCGTGAATATCCCAGCTGTAATCGATGAGCAGGTTACCGGATTTTCTGGTTCCAGAATCCGTATGCGCTTACTCTGCGATATATGGGCAGGAAAATTCCTGATCAAAAAGGGAAGCTACCTATATGGCTTGATTTCTTCTTTTTCTGCCCAACGCGTACAGGTAACAGTCAGCTCTGCGCTCATCAAGGGAGAGATCCTGCCCATCCATCTAGAGGTTTATGACAGGGATGGACAGCGCGGCATTTATGTGCCTTTTTCTGTTTTCAGGGAATTTACCAAAGAACTGGCAGGCTCCTCTATTCAAGAAGTTTCTATCGATGAATCAGGAGAAAAAAATAAGCAGCTGCTGAGTTTACTTGGAAGGGTATTTCAATCTTCAAGTGGCGCAGCGAGCCGTCTGATCCGCCAAAATAAGGCGCGGATCAACTACGCTTCCATAATTTACCTCATTGACCCCAATCAGCTTCAGTCCAGACAAAAGAACTTTAAAGAAAAAGAAAAATGAAAAAAATATCTTGCTTACTCGCGCTTTTACTAGCCAATTTTTACCTATTTGCGCAAGGCCCTGGCTTCCGGTCTCTTTCCGCTATTCCTACTGTCGAGATTTCAGCTGGGACAGGCCTTCATTTCCGCTCACCTGAAGCTATCCGGTATGTGGATTTATCGACCAAGCTTCTGAGCGGCGATTTACCCATAAAGAATTTGCTTAATGTTAAAATTAGCTCAGACTCGGTAAAAAGGAACTTACCGCTAAACCGTGAATTAGGAGTGGTCACCATTGTTGCAGAAACCTTTATGGCGCAATACCGCCTGTTTCTTTCACCTAATGTTTCATCCGATAGATCGGCCGTGGATATAGAAATTCTTCCAAGCGAGATGGTTCCGCTAGATCCATCCCACCAAGATCTTTCAACACCGGAAATTAAGTCCCATGCGATGGCTGTTTTAGCAAAAAGGGGCGGCCGTCCGCTGGCTAATGCAACCATGCTAGGCATCTCCGCACAGCTAAACCAGGTATACTCTGTTGGTGAGCTTATCTTTTTAGATATCAGTTTTAAAAACGAGACCTTAATGGAATATGATATTGATGAGCTAAAGTTTAGTGTTGAAGACAAAAAAGTCCATAAGGCCACAAATCTACAGTCCATAGAAATTTCCCCTGTATTTTCTCTTTATTCTTCTGAGCGCTTTAAAAAGAATTTCCGGAACATTTATGTCATTAAAAAGGTGAGTTTTTCAAGCGAAAAGTTGCTCAAAGTATCAATGAGCGAAAAGCAGTTGTCAAAGCGAACCTTGAGTTTAAATATTTCCTATGGTGATTTGCTCAATGCAGATACCTTTTAAACTACCCTTATGGAAGAAAGCAAAGAACAGCAGGCACTGCACCGTTTTTTGCAGTCCTGCATTTATTTATCACTGTGTTTAGATATTTTAATCTTTATTTACTGCGCTAAAAGCCCCTTGCCGGATTTTCTTCCGAGCTACTGGATGATGCGGCCCTTAAGATCGCTTTCCAAAATCATAATCTATAGCGATCCATTATATTCCAGGGGATTTATTTTGCTGCAGATTATGTTAGTTTCGATTGGTACCCTGGCTAAAAAGGAAAAAGATCTTAATGCAAAAAGGACAATTGTCTATCCACTTTCAGCAGGACTCATCCTATTTTTCTGCAGCCTTTATTTTTATCATAAGGCAGGAAAAGAGATCTTGCTGCTTTTGAGCTGGAATGAGCTTGCTTATTGTTTTTGCCTGCTCATGGGAACTATCCTGATTCATATTTCTATGGATAATATCTCAAAAATCATTAGTGCAAGACTTGGAAAGGACCGTTGGAATATCGAAGAGGAATCTTTTATGCAGGCTACAAAAGCCAAAACAGGACCGTACAGGATTTGTATCCCCATGCTATTTTATTACCGCAAAAAAGTTCATTCCGGTTTTATTAATCTGGAGAATATTTTCCGGGGTACGCTGCTCATCGGGACGCCCGGATCGGGAAAGAGTTTCAGCATCGTTATGCCTGTTATTCGTCAGCTGCTAGAGAAAGACTTTTGCCTAGCGCTATATGATTTTAAGTTTTGTGATCTCGCTCAGATCGCCTATCATCATTTTCTTTTGGCAAAAAAGCAAGGAAGGATGCCCCTTCACAATTTTCACGTTCTGAATCTAAACCAGCTTGAAAACTCCAGGCGAATTAATGTATTAAGACCAGATTATATCCTCACGCTCGCAGATGCCTCAGAAACTGCAGAAGCGCTCGTAGAGGCACTAAAAAAGGGTGATAAATCCACAGGGAGCGATCAATTTTTTACCCAGAGCGCCGTTAATTTTCTCTCTGCCTGTATTTATTTTTTCTCCAGGTATGAAAATGGCCGCTACTCTACGCTTCCGCATATTCTCTCCTTTTTAAATTGTTCATACGATCAGATTTTTGCTGCGCTGGTGAGTAATCCAGAACTCAGCTCACTGCTATCGCCTTTCATGAGCGCATACCGGGCAAAAGCCTTTGATCAACTCGAAGGTCAGATTGGAACGCTAAAGATTTTCATTTCAAGGCTAGCTACTAAGGAAACTTTCTGGGTGTTTTCCGGGGATGATTTTTGTTTGAAAATTAGCGATCCTTCCTCTCCCTCAACACTCGTTTTGGCCAACGACCCTAATACACAAAATATCAATTCTGCTTGCTATTCAGTGGTATTGAACCGATTAATCCGGCTTATCAATTCTAAGGGAAACCTGCCAAGTGCGCTTTTGCTTGATGAGTTGCCCACAATATATGTCCACCGGATCGAAAATCTGATCGCAACGGCCAGGAGCAATAAAGTTGCGGTATTAATGGGGCTTCAGGAGCTTCCCCAATTTCAGCAGCAATACGGCAAGGAAGTAGCATCGACAATCTGCGCTGTGGTAGGAAATGTGCTTTCCGGTTCTGCGCGAAATAAAGAAACGCTGGACTGGTTAGAAAAGCTCTTTGGTAAAGTAAAACAGATGAGCGAGAGCCTTTCTATTGATCGCAGCAAAACTTCAATCTCTTTAAGTGAAAAACTGGAACACCTCATCCCATCGGGGAAAATCGCTTCACTAAAGGCAGGAGAGCTTGTGGGCATGCTCGCTGCTGATACAGATGAAAGCTACAATGGAAGTTTTTCGCCTTCGGTGATTAATTGTAAGGCGAATCTGGATCTGAAGGAAATTGAGAAAGAAGAATCCTTATACCCTAAAATGCCCGTATACTATGACTTTAAAGGTAAAAAGGAACAAATCCTCAGCGAGAATTTTCAGCGCATCAACGCTGAAGTAACTGAGCTGATATCCCGCTTTCCTACTGGTTAGACCTTACTCCAGTCTTGCTAAACCTAGTTAAAACTTCAAATCTAAACTTTATGGAAAAATATTCAGGAATGCTCGCGCTGGTTAGTGACCAGTCGCAGGATGGAAAAATGAAATTAGGGGTTATTGGAGGCCTTAACCCCGCAGGTACTCTGGTTAATTTAAGTTTTGCTGACCTATCGGTTTCCAGTCTCCCCAGTGATCTTGTGTTAGTGCTAAAAGATAAAAATGCGCTTTACGGGCAGCTTTTATCTTCCTCAAGGGAGCTTGAAATGCAGGATTTTAAAGTGTTGTTGAGGGTGAACATGCTTCAGGAAAAAAATAGCATGAGCTCAATCCTGCAGGCTATGGAACTTCTTAAAACCAGTCCCAGCGCAGCCCAGTTTGCAACAGTTAGTCTCTCGAGTCAACTTGGCCTTAGCCCTCAAGTTTTGAAAACTGAAACGCAAGCAATAGAAAGGAGGGGGCGATGAAACTTTTTTTATTAACCAGTCTATTATCGCTAGCAGTAATTCCGCCGGCTTCACTTTTTTCTCAAGTTGTGTTGCCGCTTTCTCCAATGCTCATCACCAGTCCTTATGGCTTTAGAAATCATCCAATAACAAAGGTTAACGATTTTCATAGTGGGGTTGATCTAGCAGCAAACCATTCCATTATTTATGCAGTGCTTGCCGGCAAAGTGATAAGTTGTGGCGATCACCTTATACTCGGAAGGTTTGTTAGGGTTACTCACGGAGAAATTCAAAGCGTATATGGACACCTTTCAGTTATCTTTCCGAGGCAAGGGGACTGGGTAAAAGCTGGTGATCCAATCGGGATTTCAGGGAATAGTGGTCGAAGTACCGCAGAGCACCTTCATTTTAGCGTGCTATATCAAAATCGGCCCATTCATCCGCTGAAATTTCTGCTTCAGCTTCAAAATGATGAGAAAGGAGGAGGTGATGGATAAAACCCCTTTATACCTTCAGGTTGCCCACAGGCTTATTGAAGAGTTAAAAAAAGGAACCGCTCCCTGGCAAAAGCCATGGAATGTTCAAGGAATCCCAGCCATTTCCATGCCCTACAATCAGCAGACCGGACAGCGCTATAAAGGCATAAACGCAATCAATCTACTTTTGAGCGGGTTTGAAGATCCGCGTTGGCTCACTTTTAAGCAGGCCGAGTCGTCAGGGTTTAAAGTTAACCATAAAGCGCACGGCAGTCTGATTCAGTTCATTAAAACCCATCAGCAAAAAAGCTTGCTTGATGAAAGGGGAAACCGGATTTACGATGAGCTTGGTAATGCCCTTTACGAACAGGAATTACTCAGGGTACCCATCATCAGTAATGCCTGGGTTTTTAATGCAGAACAGATGAGCGGGCTTCCGGCCCTGGCTCCTAATGCTAAAGAGATAAAATGGGATCCGGTAAAAAGAGCTGAATCGCTAATTGCCGCTAGCGGAGCTAAAGTGGAGCATAAGTTTATCGACCGGGCTTATTATCATCCCCTTTATGATATCATCACTATGCCCGACCGATCGCAGTTTGATTTGTCCTCAGGATACTATGCCACTTTGCTGCATGAACTCGCACACTGGACAGGGCATCCAGATAGGCTAAACAGGACAGAGCTAATGAGCAGTGGCAAGGAAGCTTATGCTAAGGAAGAGCTGAGGGCTGAGATCGCATCGATGCTGATAGGGGATGAGTTTCGTATCGGACATGATCCATCGCAGCATACTGCTTACATTGAAAGCTGGGTATCAATACTCGAAGATACCCCTTTTGAAATCTTTAGTGCTGCTGCAGATGCTGAAAAGATATTCTCATTTCTTAGCTCTTTTGAGCAGAAAAGGGAAATATCCCTCCAAAACCAAGCAGGAGCAGAAAAGCTGTTAACAGGTAGTGCGCAAAGAGTAGTGAAATATTTGTCCACGGGGGATGAGATCAGCTATAATGGTCAAATCTATAAGATTCAAGGGCATTTAAAGCAAGGTAGGCTCAAAGTCGAGCAGCAGCCTTCGGGAATTATATTCACCCTCTCAAAAAGCGATCAGCTTTATCACTCATTAAGCGAAATCAAAAGCTCACTATTGCAGACAGCTAAAAAACAGGATTCCTCCCAACAGACAACTTCTGAAAATCACAACATTAAAAGATAACCTATGAAAACTCTATTTCAACAAAGTCAACTGCCTTTAGAGCAGTTAAGTAAGCTTGGGATCTATCACCATGACCAGCTTTTGCTTAATCCAGAAGAAATCGGTGCACTTTTATCCGGACGACGGACTCAGCTTATTAGTCTTCATCACCTAAAAGGAGAAAAATTTGATATCGAGCGGCTGGATGCGCGCCTTTCCCTTCACCAGGATAAGCATAATGGGGTGGAACTCTTAATCCACCCCATATACCATGCTCCAAGAAAACATCCCCTGCTAACTGAGCTTGAAATGC is drawn from Pedobacter sp. HDW13 and contains these coding sequences:
- a CDS encoding M23 family metallopeptidase, producing MKLFLLTSLLSLAVIPPASLFSQVVLPLSPMLITSPYGFRNHPITKVNDFHSGVDLAANHSIIYAVLAGKVISCGDHLILGRFVRVTHGEIQSVYGHLSVIFPRQGDWVKAGDPIGISGNSGRSTAEHLHFSVLYQNRPIHPLKFLLQLQNDEKGGGDG
- a CDS encoding ArdC family protein, whose translation is MMRKEEVMDKTPLYLQVAHRLIEELKKGTAPWQKPWNVQGIPAISMPYNQQTGQRYKGINAINLLLSGFEDPRWLTFKQAESSGFKVNHKAHGSLIQFIKTHQQKSLLDERGNRIYDELGNALYEQELLRVPIISNAWVFNAEQMSGLPALAPNAKEIKWDPVKRAESLIAASGAKVEHKFIDRAYYHPLYDIITMPDRSQFDLSSGYYATLLHELAHWTGHPDRLNRTELMSSGKEAYAKEELRAEIASMLIGDEFRIGHDPSQHTAYIESWVSILEDTPFEIFSAAADAEKIFSFLSSFEQKREISLQNQAGAEKLLTGSAQRVVKYLSTGDEISYNGQIYKIQGHLKQGRLKVEQQPSGIIFTLSKSDQLYHSLSEIKSSLLQTAKKQDSSQQTTSENHNIKR
- a CDS encoding type IV secretory system conjugative DNA transfer family protein, which produces MEESKEQQALHRFLQSCIYLSLCLDILIFIYCAKSPLPDFLPSYWMMRPLRSLSKIIIYSDPLYSRGFILLQIMLVSIGTLAKKEKDLNAKRTIVYPLSAGLILFFCSLYFYHKAGKEILLLLSWNELAYCFCLLMGTILIHISMDNISKIISARLGKDRWNIEEESFMQATKAKTGPYRICIPMLFYYRKKVHSGFINLENIFRGTLLIGTPGSGKSFSIVMPVIRQLLEKDFCLALYDFKFCDLAQIAYHHFLLAKKQGRMPLHNFHVLNLNQLENSRRINVLRPDYILTLADASETAEALVEALKKGDKSTGSDQFFTQSAVNFLSACIYFFSRYENGRYSTLPHILSFLNCSYDQIFAALVSNPELSSLLSPFMSAYRAKAFDQLEGQIGTLKIFISRLATKETFWVFSGDDFCLKISDPSSPSTLVLANDPNTQNINSACYSVVLNRLIRLINSKGNLPSALLLDELPTIYVHRIENLIATARSNKVAVLMGLQELPQFQQQYGKEVASTICAVVGNVLSGSARNKETLDWLEKLFGKVKQMSESLSIDRSKTSISLSEKLEHLIPSGKIASLKAGELVGMLAADTDESYNGSFSPSVINCKANLDLKEIEKEESLYPKMPVYYDFKGKKEQILSENFQRINAEVTELISRFPTG